A part of Candidatus Ozemobacteraceae bacterium genomic DNA contains:
- a CDS encoding peptidylprolyl isomerase, with protein sequence MTPAAGSAKRWKASPAMSIDTSKTYIATLKTSLGDIRIELFAKESPATVNNFVFLAREGFYDGTIFHRIIKDFMIQGGDPLGTGEGDPGYSFNDELPAKHSYEPGIVAMANAGPNTQGSQFFICNGERAKKLDTRPNYTQFGKVVEGMDVVLKISSVEVRPNDGGEISKPAVPPVLQSVTIEEK encoded by the coding sequence ATGACTCCGGCGGCCGGTTCCGCCAAGCGGTGGAAGGCGTCTCCCGCGATGTCGATCGACACATCGAAGACCTATATCGCGACGCTCAAGACAAGCCTGGGCGACATCAGGATCGAACTGTTTGCGAAGGAGTCTCCGGCCACCGTCAACAACTTCGTTTTCCTTGCCCGCGAGGGCTTCTACGATGGAACAATATTTCATCGTATTATAAAAGACTTCATGATTCAGGGCGGCGACCCGCTCGGCACAGGCGAGGGTGACCCGGGCTACAGTTTCAACGACGAACTTCCCGCGAAGCATTCGTACGAACCCGGCATCGTGGCGATGGCGAACGCCGGCCCCAACACGCAGGGCAGCCAGTTCTTCATCTGCAACGGCGAAAGGGCGAAGAAGCTCGACACCCGGCCGAACTACACCCAGTTCGGCAAAGTCGTCGAGGGGATGGACGTCGTCCTGAAGATCTCCTCGGTCGAGGTCCGCCCGAACGACGGCGGCGAGATAAGCAAACCCGCCGTTCCCCCCGTCCTGCAGAGCGTAACCATCGAAGAAAAATAA
- a CDS encoding phosphomannomutase translates to MPEKIRIADLMDRSGVGFGTSGARGLVASMTDRVCYAYTAGFLRHLETRGEISVGARFALAGDLRPSTPRIMRACAMAARNSGYLPINGGAIPTPALTAWGIDGGIASAMVTGSHIPDDRNGIKFNRPAGEILKEDEAGIRAQEVILPDVFDETGALKAPEELPPEAEEARRIYIKRYIEFFPSGCLSGMRIGVYEHSGVARDILVEVLERLGAEVVRLARSETFIPVDTEAVRPEDVALARDWAAGGRYFALCSTDGDGDRPLVGNERGEWIRGDVAGILAAKWLGANTVVTPVSSNTAVEKCGWFDRVVRTRIGSPYVISAMQAAEQGRVVGYEANGGFLIQSPIELEGRLLAPLPTRDALIVILALLRFARERDSSLSELTALLPARYTASGRLETFPSAIAKNRIAALARDGGAERTFSGEFGPIAALDETDGLRMTFANGEIIHLRPSGNAPELRCYNEAETPERAEALNRRCLEILAGWR, encoded by the coding sequence ATGCCAGAAAAGATTCGCATTGCCGATTTGATGGACCGAAGCGGGGTCGGATTTGGAACGAGCGGCGCGCGGGGATTGGTCGCGTCGATGACCGACAGGGTATGCTATGCCTATACCGCGGGTTTCCTGCGGCATCTCGAAACGAGAGGCGAAATTTCCGTTGGCGCTCGGTTCGCGCTCGCCGGCGATCTTCGACCCTCGACGCCCCGGATCATGCGGGCGTGCGCCATGGCGGCCCGAAACAGCGGATACCTGCCGATCAACGGCGGAGCCATTCCGACCCCCGCCCTCACGGCCTGGGGCATCGATGGCGGGATCGCAAGCGCGATGGTAACGGGCAGTCACATCCCGGACGATCGAAACGGCATCAAATTCAACCGCCCGGCCGGGGAAATTCTGAAAGAGGACGAGGCGGGCATTCGGGCGCAAGAAGTCATACTGCCGGATGTGTTCGACGAGACCGGGGCGCTGAAAGCCCCGGAGGAGCTTCCGCCGGAGGCGGAAGAAGCCAGACGAATATATATAAAAAGATATATAGAATTTTTCCCTTCCGGGTGCCTCTCTGGAATGCGCATCGGCGTCTACGAACATTCCGGCGTGGCGCGAGACATCCTGGTGGAAGTGCTCGAGCGGCTCGGCGCTGAAGTCGTCCGCCTCGCCCGATCGGAGACGTTTATCCCGGTCGATACGGAGGCGGTGCGTCCGGAGGACGTCGCGCTCGCCAGAGACTGGGCGGCCGGGGGGCGGTATTTCGCCCTCTGCTCGACCGATGGCGACGGCGACCGGCCGCTTGTCGGGAATGAGCGAGGGGAATGGATTCGGGGAGACGTCGCGGGCATTCTTGCCGCGAAATGGCTTGGGGCGAATACCGTGGTGACCCCGGTTTCGAGCAACACCGCCGTCGAGAAGTGCGGCTGGTTCGACCGGGTGGTCCGAACCCGCATTGGATCGCCCTATGTGATCTCCGCGATGCAGGCGGCCGAGCAAGGGAGGGTCGTCGGATACGAGGCGAACGGCGGATTTTTGATCCAGAGTCCGATCGAGTTGGAGGGCCGTCTTCTCGCGCCTCTTCCGACGCGAGATGCGCTGATCGTGATTCTTGCCCTCCTCCGGTTTGCCCGGGAGCGCGACAGCTCTCTTTCAGAGCTCACGGCTTTGCTCCCGGCCCGCTATACGGCGAGCGGTCGGCTCGAAACGTTTCCATCGGCGATTGCGAAGAACCGTATTGCCGCGCTTGCACGCGATGGCGGGGCGGAGCGAACCTTCTCCGGGGAGTTCGGCCCGATTGCCGCACTCGACGAGACCGACGGCCTGCGCATGACGTTCGCGAACGGGGAGATCATTCATCTGCGCCCGTCGGGAAATGCTCCCGAACTGCGGTGCTACAATGAAGCCGAAACGCCGGAACGGGCCGAGGCCTTGAACCGCCGGTGTCTGGAGATTCTTGCCGGCTGGCGGTAA
- a CDS encoding SpoIIE family protein phosphatase has product MDGAKSQLILSAPASEILERVAGLGIYITDLDRRIVFWNSTAEKITGWTREEVVDKCCKEDILCHTDRHGRRLCVSTVCPLHLCMAENRSRSVSTYVFAKKRDGTRIPMFVSVSPIHDSNGKVIGGIEIFREAAEEAFQSQLVVEVQRALFPDPKQLATYARIGYSYCLAADAGGDMFICFQLRDGRVAGVVLDICGHGLAAAMVSAFLRSSLSELREKRIDQPSEILDFLSRKRAEFAIRINTFSALAFVFNPTTVDLTLSRAGHPYPIVIDAAGKGSVLEVDGGAPIGYFVETDFPDVSVDIRGKRLVLYSDGISESRSSSGEHVDHAGIIAVCEQNVALSPELCAKKLVEWAFAFAGTGDPQDDMLAVVLDGTPL; this is encoded by the coding sequence ATGGATGGCGCGAAGAGCCAATTGATCCTTTCCGCTCCTGCCAGCGAAATTCTGGAGCGCGTCGCCGGCCTGGGGATCTACATCACGGATCTGGACAGGCGGATCGTTTTCTGGAACAGCACGGCGGAGAAAATCACCGGCTGGACTCGCGAAGAGGTTGTCGATAAGTGTTGCAAGGAGGATATTCTCTGCCATACCGACCGGCACGGAAGGAGACTGTGCGTTTCGACGGTTTGCCCTCTTCATCTGTGCATGGCGGAAAACCGGTCCCGAAGCGTTTCGACATATGTGTTTGCGAAAAAACGGGATGGAACGAGAATTCCCATGTTCGTCTCCGTTTCGCCCATCCACGATTCCAACGGGAAGGTCATCGGCGGGATCGAAATCTTCAGAGAAGCCGCCGAAGAGGCGTTTCAGTCCCAACTCGTCGTCGAGGTGCAGCGCGCCCTCTTCCCCGACCCGAAACAGCTTGCGACCTATGCCCGCATCGGCTACAGCTACTGCCTGGCCGCCGACGCCGGCGGCGACATGTTCATCTGCTTTCAGCTTCGCGACGGTCGCGTCGCCGGCGTCGTTCTCGATATTTGCGGGCACGGGCTGGCCGCGGCCATGGTTTCGGCATTTCTCCGAAGCAGCCTGAGCGAACTGCGGGAGAAGCGAATCGATCAGCCGTCCGAGATCCTGGACTTCCTCTCCCGGAAGCGGGCCGAGTTCGCGATTCGGATCAACACCTTTTCGGCGCTGGCGTTCGTCTTCAACCCGACAACCGTCGATCTCACCCTCAGCCGGGCGGGGCATCCGTATCCCATCGTGATCGACGCGGCGGGAAAGGGGAGCGTGCTCGAAGTCGATGGTGGGGCGCCGATCGGATACTTCGTCGAGACGGATTTCCCGGACGTCTCCGTCGACATCAGGGGCAAGCGACTCGTTCTCTACTCCGACGGGATCAGCGAAAGTCGCTCATCTTCCGGAGAGCATGTCGACCACGCGGGAATCATCGCCGTGTGCGAACAGAACGTCGCTCTTTCGCCGGAACTCTGCGCGAAGAAACTCGTCGAATGGGCGTTCGCGTTTGCCGGAACTGGCGATCCGCAGGACGACATGCTTGCGGTCGTTCTCGACGGCACGCCTCTCTGA
- a CDS encoding 2Fe-2S iron-sulfur cluster binding domain-containing protein, whose translation MPTGPFGELLMAVLLIDGLVGGLCLLILFVRNILCRWPEVPLRLGEDETRSVSGGQSLLAAVRAEGFLLPGSCGGRGTCGICRVRVMRGGGEPAPSEELLVSPADLRSGVRLACQVRVRCEIEAELPEDARAARFVRSEVVSCKKISSDIYRLLLRPREPSGWRFAAGQYIQVFRERPQPGDEPLTRAYSLASDPATPETLELHVRRVPEGELSPWLCERNEGDEFWFSGPYGAMTLPKTGPETEIVCVAGGVGFAPMKAIVLEMAGRSNPSRTWLFAGAATPEALYDHAWAVGMARKHPWLIYVPCAQECPVPANGEAGMFERGLVTEALERRFPSERTAVALLCGPERMVAASRMILAAKGIPPARLLADTFS comes from the coding sequence ATGCCGACCGGACCTTTCGGGGAGCTTCTCATGGCCGTCCTGCTGATCGACGGGTTGGTTGGCGGCCTCTGCCTGCTGATCCTGTTCGTGCGCAACATTCTCTGTCGCTGGCCGGAAGTGCCCCTCCGCCTCGGCGAAGACGAAACCCGGTCCGTTTCGGGCGGCCAGAGCCTGCTCGCCGCCGTGCGGGCCGAAGGGTTCCTGCTCCCGGGTTCGTGCGGCGGGCGCGGCACCTGCGGCATCTGCCGGGTGCGGGTGATGCGCGGCGGAGGCGAACCCGCACCGTCGGAGGAACTGCTTGTCTCCCCCGCCGATCTTCGCTCCGGCGTCCGGCTCGCCTGCCAGGTCCGGGTGAGATGCGAGATCGAGGCGGAACTGCCTGAAGACGCCAGGGCCGCACGGTTCGTCCGTTCCGAGGTCGTGTCCTGCAAAAAAATATCGTCAGATATATACAGGCTTCTCCTCCGGCCCCGGGAGCCCTCCGGGTGGCGGTTCGCGGCGGGCCAGTATATCCAGGTTTTCCGGGAACGTCCGCAACCGGGTGACGAGCCGCTCACGCGGGCCTACTCTCTCGCTTCCGACCCGGCAACGCCGGAAACCCTCGAACTGCACGTCCGGCGCGTTCCGGAAGGCGAACTCAGCCCGTGGCTCTGTGAACGCAACGAAGGCGACGAATTCTGGTTTTCCGGCCCGTACGGGGCGATGACCCTTCCGAAAACAGGCCCCGAGACCGAGATCGTCTGCGTCGCCGGCGGCGTCGGCTTCGCGCCGATGAAGGCGATCGTTCTCGAGATGGCCGGCCGGTCCAACCCTTCGAGAACCTGGTTGTTCGCCGGTGCCGCGACTCCCGAGGCCCTCTACGACCATGCATGGGCCGTCGGAATGGCGCGGAAGCATCCGTGGCTGATCTACGTGCCCTGCGCCCAGGAATGCCCCGTTCCTGCAAACGGCGAGGCCGGCATGTTCGAACGCGGCCTGGTCACCGAAGCGCTCGAACGCCGGTTCCCATCGGAACGAACGGCCGTCGCCCTGCTGTGCGGCCCTGAACGAATGGTGGCGGCTTCACGCATGATCCTCGCAGCGAAGGGGATACCTCCGGCTCGACTGCTTGCCGACACTTTCTCCTGA
- a CDS encoding Rnf-Nqr domain containing protein has translation MSGSLTNLFLTSVFTGNIALAGFLGLCPFLTLSRKPALAAAMGGSVTFVMTVTAALNWLIMRYVLLPYRIEYMQILAFMLVIAALTQVLELFLDRFAPRIFAAFGVFLPLVAVNCAILGVSLFASFREYGFAETLVYALGSGLGWTVAILLLGGLRRHLIFCRPPAALGPVGVVMTLASLMALAFGCLTGVGG, from the coding sequence ATGAGCGGTTCGCTGACCAACCTGTTCCTGACCTCGGTGTTCACGGGAAACATCGCTCTCGCGGGCTTTCTCGGCCTCTGCCCATTCCTTACGCTGTCCCGGAAGCCGGCGCTCGCGGCGGCGATGGGAGGGTCGGTCACGTTCGTCATGACGGTGACCGCCGCCCTGAATTGGCTGATCATGAGATACGTTCTTCTCCCATATCGCATAGAATACATGCAGATTCTCGCGTTCATGCTCGTGATCGCTGCGCTGACCCAGGTGCTGGAGTTGTTCCTCGACCGGTTCGCCCCTCGCATCTTCGCCGCGTTCGGCGTCTTCCTGCCCCTGGTCGCGGTGAACTGCGCGATCCTGGGCGTCTCCCTGTTCGCCTCGTTCCGGGAATACGGATTCGCCGAGACGCTGGTGTACGCGCTGGGAAGCGGCCTCGGTTGGACGGTGGCGATCCTTCTCCTGGGCGGGCTTCGACGACATCTGATCTTCTGCCGGCCGCCGGCGGCCTTGGGGCCGGTCGGCGTCGTGATGACCCTCGCCTCGCTCATGGCGCTCGCGTTCGGATGTCTGACGGGGGTGGGGGGCTGA
- a CDS encoding Rnf-Nqr domain containing protein: MNGNETAALRRSEAWKLFRAGLGDHHPIFVSVLGICSTLAVTSAVRYAAVMAGIVTVTLLISALVVSLLRRRIPATYRIVTSLLLIATPVILLEKLLRLHAPAIAGELGPYVGLVITNCIILGRIEACASLRPPVEALADALGASLGYGTVLVAIAATRELLGTGRVMGYDLAPAWYPACAFFQRPAGAFLALALTLALFRYLRGSETRPGPAGCCGPSRPDAPTPGTGGDA, from the coding sequence ATGAACGGAAACGAGACCGCGGCCCTGAGACGCAGTGAGGCCTGGAAACTGTTCCGGGCCGGCTTGGGAGATCATCATCCCATCTTCGTTTCGGTGCTCGGCATCTGTTCGACGCTCGCCGTGACGAGCGCGGTGCGGTATGCGGCCGTCATGGCGGGAATCGTGACCGTCACGCTTCTGATCAGCGCCCTGGTCGTTTCCCTCCTTCGGCGCCGCATTCCCGCGACCTATCGGATCGTCACGTCGCTTCTGCTCATCGCGACACCGGTCATCCTGCTCGAAAAACTGCTCCGACTTCACGCTCCGGCGATCGCTGGCGAACTGGGGCCCTACGTCGGGCTCGTCATCACGAACTGCATCATCCTCGGCCGGATCGAGGCCTGCGCTTCGCTCCGGCCGCCGGTCGAGGCCCTTGCCGACGCGCTCGGCGCTTCACTCGGCTATGGAACCGTCCTGGTCGCAATTGCGGCGACTCGCGAGTTGCTGGGCACGGGGCGGGTGATGGGATACGACCTCGCGCCGGCGTGGTATCCGGCCTGCGCCTTCTTTCAGCGGCCGGCGGGGGCCTTCCTGGCGCTTGCCCTCACGCTCGCCCTCTTCCGATATCTGCGCGGCTCCGAAACGAGGCCCGGCCCCGCCGGTTGCTGCGGCCCCTCCCGGCCGGACGCACCGACTCCCGGAACCGGAGGGGACGCATGA
- a CDS encoding FMN-binding protein: MKALRDIGFVLVLAAVCTVVMSGGDILLRPPPGVSPEFMTRALELVAGHSGSPTPVMGAGTASGAEGPGRLAAAFQAEFVPVRAADEGLFRSRRRPDLMLCEQDGTAMWGKIRLLVAFDRGTGLLADVSVIAQGETPGLGSRIADPEFERPFAGLPAATGIRLATGTARADQGEVPAITGATISCAAVVQAVNAAMKRINR, encoded by the coding sequence ATGAAGGCGTTGCGCGACATCGGTTTCGTGCTCGTCTTGGCGGCCGTTTGCACGGTCGTCATGTCGGGGGGCGACATCCTCCTGCGTCCGCCGCCCGGGGTGTCGCCCGAGTTCATGACACGGGCCCTCGAACTTGTCGCGGGGCATTCCGGCTCGCCGACCCCCGTCATGGGCGCCGGAACGGCCTCCGGCGCGGAAGGACCGGGGCGTCTTGCGGCCGCCTTCCAGGCCGAGTTCGTCCCGGTGCGGGCCGCCGACGAAGGCCTGTTCCGATCACGCAGGCGCCCCGACCTGATGCTCTGCGAGCAGGACGGAACGGCCATGTGGGGAAAAATCCGCCTTCTGGTCGCCTTCGATCGCGGAACCGGCCTGCTTGCAGACGTCAGCGTCATCGCGCAGGGCGAAACGCCGGGACTCGGAAGCCGGATCGCCGATCCCGAGTTCGAACGCCCGTTCGCCGGCCTGCCTGCCGCGACCGGTATTCGCCTCGCCACCGGCACCGCTCGCGCCGACCAGGGCGAGGTCCCGGCCATCACCGGCGCCACGATATCCTGCGCGGCGGTCGTTCAGGCGGTGAACGCTGCGATGAAGCGGATCAACCGATGA
- a CDS encoding RnfABCDGE type electron transport complex subunit D, with product MSGRAFRPDFEKYWLLYVLALLPAAAAAYGWRTVALCVVAAAAGQAAALAGGRLRGASAPIRGCLIWAMLPLALPPAIPWWVPVAGAVFGETVARQLFGGYGRNLVNPLAVAVVFAGTGYPAFLERAMMMPGPGPTAGFSGWTSFGPVCPLAPGTITLSHALLAEMPVLPGEASMLVSLCGLWLLLRGRALDPRWPAGALVGLLAVGIVAGLRGDAGPGAAGMLLGTGLLPALAAAGLDVYSLPRTPEMRVPAGILYALLYALLRTAGSAVPAAFAALLLVNVLSPLGDTFVVGRRARRWTSGEEATA from the coding sequence GTGAGCGGCCGCGCGTTCAGGCCCGATTTCGAAAAATACTGGCTGTTATATGTGCTGGCCCTGCTCCCGGCCGCCGCGGCCGCGTACGGCTGGCGGACCGTCGCGTTGTGCGTCGTCGCCGCGGCTGCCGGCCAGGCTGCGGCGCTGGCCGGGGGACGCCTTCGCGGTGCATCCGCCCCGATACGCGGTTGCCTGATCTGGGCGATGCTCCCTCTCGCGCTGCCGCCGGCCATCCCCTGGTGGGTGCCTGTCGCGGGCGCTGTGTTCGGCGAGACCGTCGCCCGGCAGTTGTTCGGAGGATACGGGCGGAATCTCGTGAACCCGCTCGCGGTCGCGGTCGTCTTCGCGGGAACTGGATACCCGGCGTTCCTCGAACGTGCGATGATGATGCCCGGGCCCGGCCCGACCGCCGGTTTTTCAGGCTGGACGAGCTTCGGACCGGTCTGCCCTCTCGCGCCCGGCACGATCACCCTCTCGCACGCGCTTCTGGCGGAAATGCCGGTCCTGCCCGGGGAGGCGTCGATGCTCGTCTCCCTGTGCGGCTTGTGGCTGCTCCTGCGGGGACGCGCCCTCGATCCGAGATGGCCGGCGGGGGCCCTCGTCGGATTGCTTGCCGTCGGAATCGTCGCCGGCCTTCGAGGCGACGCCGGTCCCGGCGCCGCCGGGATGCTGCTGGGGACGGGGCTCCTGCCGGCGCTGGCCGCCGCCGGCCTGGACGTCTACTCTCTGCCGCGCACGCCGGAAATGCGCGTTCCCGCCGGTATTCTATATGCATTGCTATATGCGCTTCTCCGGACGGCCGGAAGCGCCGTTCCGGCTGCGTTTGCCGCTCTCCTGCTCGTGAACGTCCTGTCGCCCCTCGGCGATACCTTCGTCGTCGGCCGGCGTGCCCGCAGGTGGACCTCCGGCGAGGAAGCGACCGCATGA
- a CDS encoding 4Fe-4S dicluster domain-containing protein: protein MAEHPRCINCLACVEACPRGLLPNILFHAILHGADEAEEAAIGLLRCGLCHACKSRCPVGLPLGDVFAATRAGLGKKESTS, encoded by the coding sequence ATGGCCGAACATCCGCGTTGTATCAACTGCCTCGCCTGCGTCGAGGCGTGTCCGCGCGGCCTGTTGCCGAACATCCTGTTCCACGCGATTCTCCACGGCGCCGACGAGGCCGAGGAGGCTGCGATCGGCTTGCTGCGCTGCGGGCTGTGCCATGCCTGCAAGTCCCGTTGTCCGGTCGGCCTGCCTCTCGGGGATGTCTTCGCGGCAACGCGCGCCGGTCTCGGAAAAAAGGAGTCGACGTCGTGA
- a CDS encoding DUF3124 domain-containing protein has translation MDTNRRGRRSLPLTLIALALLLFSVTVMPAKAQTASEPFTAVTAASKGQTVYIPIYSHIFFGDTTVPFDLTGTLSIRNTDMSHAIMVVSAKYFDSDGKLVREYLSSPILLGPLASTHCIVPESDRAGGVGASFVVRWRSAVPVAQPILEAVMIGTKGQQGISFISRGQTLSE, from the coding sequence ATGGACACGAATCGACGCGGCAGGCGTTCCCTGCCCCTGACCCTGATCGCCCTCGCCCTTCTTCTTTTTTCAGTTACCGTCATGCCGGCAAAGGCGCAGACGGCCTCCGAACCTTTCACGGCCGTCACGGCGGCGTCGAAAGGCCAGACGGTGTATATTCCCATCTATTCGCACATCTTTTTCGGCGACACCACCGTCCCCTTCGACCTGACGGGCACCCTCAGCATCCGGAACACCGACATGAGCCACGCGATCATGGTGGTTTCGGCAAAATATTTCGATTCGGATGGAAAGCTCGTCAGGGAGTATCTCTCCTCGCCCATCCTCCTCGGGCCCCTCGCGTCGACCCACTGCATCGTTCCGGAAAGCGACAGGGCCGGCGGGGTCGGGGCGTCGTTCGTCGTCCGGTGGCGTTCCGCCGTTCCGGTCGCCCAGCCGATCCTGGAGGCCGTCATGATCGGCACCAAGGGCCAGCAGGGCATCTCCTTCATCTCCCGCGGCCAGACCCTCTCGGAATGA
- a CDS encoding cation:proton antiporter, with translation MISDIILILFVGLISGIIARRLGQPLFLGYIFAGVVVGPHTGGVTVSDIPQIERMADIGVALLLFSLGLEFSLKDLLPIKGVAVWGSIIQVALTFGWGWGIGRFAGWTSPASLWFGAAVVSSSTAVILKTLTERGHLRALSGRVMLSMSIVQDLTVIPLMILLDNMTKSGMSIGAAVTPIAYIAGFLLLMKLVGTYLTPRWLHFIARWNSRELFMLSIVGLGLGLGYITHIAGLSLAFGAFITGLVLNESDYGHKALSEMIPIRDLFGLVFFVSVGMLLDPALLWSNLGTIALLTATICFGRGAILSLIAYLFGYRRIIPAALFFGMLPISEIAFVVIRSGLATGALTHDIYSLILNTVIVSMLLGPFAAGLASPFYRRFRRQLPDGDITAINLPEDPLQDHLIIAGGGRLGRHAASVMIESKTPFVIIEPLYQSFTALKSLGLPVIYGDPFQESVLEVAGLSRARVVLCTDGDLEEMRRIVALRAAGGFSFRAVARAETPEDRSALREAGFNDVVFPDLEGGLEMARQGLSAMRLPPADITACLERVRTASVPASGAEG, from the coding sequence ATGATCTCCGATATCATCCTGATCCTGTTCGTCGGGCTCATCAGCGGCATCATCGCACGCCGTCTCGGGCAGCCGCTCTTCCTCGGCTACATTTTCGCCGGCGTCGTCGTCGGCCCGCACACCGGCGGCGTCACCGTCTCCGACATCCCGCAGATCGAACGCATGGCCGACATCGGCGTCGCGCTGCTTCTGTTCTCGCTCGGCCTCGAATTTTCCCTCAAGGACCTGCTCCCGATCAAAGGAGTCGCCGTCTGGGGCAGCATCATCCAGGTCGCCCTGACGTTCGGCTGGGGCTGGGGCATCGGCCGCTTTGCGGGCTGGACGAGCCCGGCATCGCTCTGGTTCGGCGCCGCCGTCGTGTCATCGAGCACGGCCGTCATTCTCAAGACCCTGACGGAGCGGGGGCACCTTCGTGCGCTGTCCGGCCGCGTCATGCTGTCCATGTCGATCGTCCAGGACCTGACGGTGATCCCGCTCATGATCCTACTCGACAACATGACGAAATCGGGAATGAGCATCGGCGCCGCCGTCACGCCGATCGCATATATCGCAGGCTTTCTGCTGCTGATGAAGCTGGTCGGCACCTATCTCACGCCCCGCTGGCTGCACTTCATCGCCCGCTGGAACTCACGGGAGCTCTTCATGCTCTCGATCGTCGGGCTTGGACTCGGCCTCGGGTACATCACCCACATCGCCGGGCTGTCGCTCGCCTTCGGGGCGTTCATCACGGGGCTCGTGCTCAACGAGTCCGATTACGGCCACAAGGCGCTGAGCGAGATGATCCCGATTCGCGACCTGTTCGGCCTGGTGTTTTTCGTTTCGGTCGGCATGCTCCTCGACCCCGCCCTTCTGTGGAGCAACCTCGGAACGATCGCCCTGCTGACCGCGACCATCTGTTTCGGAAGAGGCGCCATTCTCTCCCTCATCGCCTATCTCTTCGGCTACCGGCGCATCATTCCGGCGGCCCTGTTCTTCGGCATGCTTCCCATTTCCGAGATCGCGTTCGTGGTGATACGCTCCGGGCTCGCGACCGGCGCTCTCACTCATGATATATATTCTTTGATATTGAATACCGTCATTGTTTCGATGCTCCTCGGTCCCTTCGCGGCTGGACTCGCCTCCCCCTTCTATCGGAGGTTCCGCCGGCAACTTCCGGACGGTGACATCACCGCGATCAATCTTCCGGAAGACCCGCTCCAGGACCACCTGATCATCGCCGGCGGCGGGCGGCTCGGGCGTCACGCCGCCTCCGTCATGATCGAAAGCAAAACCCCCTTCGTCATCATCGAGCCGTTGTACCAGTCTTTCACCGCGCTCAAGTCCCTCGGCCTCCCCGTAATCTACGGAGATCCCTTTCAGGAAAGCGTCCTCGAGGTTGCCGGCCTGTCCCGGGCGCGCGTCGTTCTCTGCACCGATGGAGATCTCGAGGAGATGCGCCGGATCGTCGCGCTCCGTGCCGCGGGCGGCTTTTCGTTCCGGGCCGTGGCGCGGGCCGAAACCCCGGAAGACCGGTCGGCCCTTCGCGAAGCCGGCTTCAACGACGTCGTTTTCCCCGACCTCGAAGGCGGGCTTGAGATGGCGCGCCAGGGCCTTTCCGCGATGCGTCTGCCGCCGGCCGACATCACCGCCTGCCTCGAGCGGGTGCGAACGGCGTCGGTGCCGGCCTCGGGGGCCGAAGGGTGA